In Poseidonibacter antarcticus, a single genomic region encodes these proteins:
- a CDS encoding helix-turn-helix domain-containing protein — protein MKNCTISKNEMKNIYKIIGRNVKKAREKKGVSQLKLSLMIGHKAVGVISNAELCIQDKHFNIEHLIKIANVLEVDLNDFFDGVSID, from the coding sequence ATGAAGAACTGTACAATTTCAAAAAATGAGATGAAGAATATTTATAAAATAATTGGACGAAATGTTAAGAAGGCTAGAGAGAAGAAGGGTGTTTCTCAATTAAAATTATCGTTAATGATTGGACACAAAGCAGTTGGTGTTATTTCAAATGCAGAGCTTTGTATCCAAGATAAACATTTCAATATAGAACATTTAATAAAAATAGCTAATGTCTTAGAAGTAGATTTGAATGATTTTTTCGATGGTGTATCCATAGATTAA